A stretch of DNA from Hippoglossus stenolepis isolate QCI-W04-F060 chromosome 16, HSTE1.2, whole genome shotgun sequence:
AGTTGTCGCTTTCTATCTACCCCACTTCCCCTTTTGCGTGAAGCATGTTTCGTCGCCGGTTAGCTATTCAgctgttttaaaaacagttgTTCCTGTGCAAATGTACTTTGCCATCCCTTCCCGCGATCCGATATAACACCCTTAACACGTCATCTCTGCAGTGCTGAGCATAAAAAGCCCTTGTGTGCTCCTGTCCTTTAAAAATTAAAAGCCCTTGCTCGgagaaaagcattttttttcccccctttcacAGCCCATGACAACTGCTGATGTTGTAGTTAGCTTGCAAAATTAATATTTACACGCGAAGGACAGCGAGTGCAAGTCCATCTCGATGCACGTTTGTCCCTTTAAGCTCCCTTTATGGCGCAAAAGACAGGAGATAAAACAGCAGCGTCATAAATTAAACAGTGTGACTGAGGTTGGAAACATCTTTCGGTATCAGGGTGATAGCCCGACTGTGTGGCCGTACCAGCTCGGCGTTGTTCCGTGTTTAGTTTGTACAAAATAGTGCAAtggtggaaacaaaaaaaaaatgcattttctccTCTACACCCAGAAAACAAGTTTGAGAAAAAATGCTTTTACTTGATATTCGTGCCGTCTTCCTGCAAcatgttttcttgctttttgttttatggcTATTTTGGCTCCTTCTCTCTTGTCCAcaaaaacacgtgtgtgtgtgtgattaattCACCTGAAACCAGACACTATCTGTTGCAGTGTTGCAAAGTAACCTGTGGTTTTTAGGGAGTTTTCTATGTGTTGCAACAAGCTGGGTTAGAGATTTCTGTATCAACAATTTGTCAACAGTTATATTGGACTATTAGAGGTAGTGGTAGATTACCAGTGAGGAAGTGGCTGTGCACATAAGCTACTTATACAGTATGAAGTATAATCATACATATACGAGTTAAGTGATCAGTTGCCAGTCAAAACAGTACAGATTCAGTATTTAACAAACCTGGTCATTcagatttgtgtatttttagagTCGCCTAATTTCTccaccaacaaacacatttaagttCTTTAATACACCACTGCGTAAACTGGAGGTTTGTGTGCgcctctcgtctctcctcttATCTCTCACTGTCGAATTCATTAGATAAGCGTATGGATTCATACGCCGCCAAATCGTAAACCAGCTCCTTGCTTCATCCTCTGCTCTGCAGGGCCGTGATCACACGGGCAGTAGAGTccgcacacaaacaccttcCTCACCGTAAATCATCTCATGTTTCTGATCtagttttaaaacagaaaatcaaatcCTGAAATGCTTTTAGTCTGTAGTAGTATGTCTGTTTTTTCCTATCCCATCCATGgagtatgtttatgtgtgtatgttataAATGGAAAATGCATTGATGTCTCTCCACAATCTGGTATAGTAGGTTTTTTTGAAATATGACAGAGCAATGACAGCCTGTGCATGTCATCGCTAAGATACCCGTGAAAGACatgtttaggtgtgtgtgtgtgtgtgtgtgaacgtatgagggagataaagaggaggagaggctgtgAGTGACAGCTGAATGAATGAGCTACACATCATCCTCGTAATGCAGCTCCATCtttctttatgttgttttgcCACAAGCAATCTCACTTTGCACCAATCCTCCACCGGAGAAGAGAGATGTGCACTTTTTTAGAATTTCTCAGTGtttatttctgcagctgaaaTTTCTTTAACAATTGTTTTTCCAGCAAGAAAAGACAAGTTTATATTTAATGAATCTGATCGATATTCACTAAGAGGTAGTGGgcaagcaataaaaaaaaaaaaaaaagaagaaaaatctctTTGTCTGTTAAATGtgttggggatttttttttggcTCTGCCTTTAAAGCATATTCACAGCTCAGTGGTCTCCCCTCCACAGCACCCTGAACCAACAACCTCAGGAAAAACTAGTCTACGAGCGACACAGACGGAAGACGGGGGCTAAATCTAGTGGCGTGTGTCCCTCAGAGGACGGAGAAGGGTGAGAGGAGGTGCGGAGGTGTGCGGAGGGTGGCAGTGAGGTGACTGATGGGGCTACACAGAAAAATGTGGAGGGGTGAAAGGTGATAAGtgaaggcagacagacagacagacacgtaTTTGATCATCTCTTTAAGCTTcaggtgaaaaataaataagtaaatcaaGAGAAGACTTGTGTGCCCGAAAAACAGGAGTAAAAGGAAGCACCAATGATCTAACATTACCATCTAAAAGAGATTCATTAATTCTGTTGAGTTACACCGTTTCCCCCGGTGACGGCTAATCTGCAGTCAGTATGTactcaaaaagaagaaaatcagtATGCAGGTTTAACTACTGACCTGGGATCAGAGCGATGGGGGCAAATGTTACCAGGAAGGAGCTTAATTCAGTTTCAGTTCCGTTTTTTCGAAGTGAGCGTCTccatgattaaataaaaatcaatatgaaaGGAGTATATATACAATATGAGTAGAAATAATAACTAGTGCCACAAATGTGCTGCCGTAAAATGGACAAACTGCATCTTCACTTTTATGTTTCGAATCCGGCTGAACTGAAAATGAACCAAATCCCCTTTCCTGAGGTGTTAACGTCCTCACTTTTTAAATAGCATCTTAATGAGAGAGACAGCTCAGTGCCTTAAGGCCTGTTCCCTGCACTGATCCGGCTCTGCTGCTATCCAAAGGGTccggaggtcagaggtcagagggtcaAAGATCACACAGGgtctctcacctcctccctcttctcctttaCTTCACATTATTCTCATTTGTAGGAGAAGTTGCCCCGGGACTGTAAACCACTTACGATATGCTTtcaaaaaacgtttttttgtcGAGTTCAATCCTGTTTCCCCCTTTAAAAGCCAATTTATGAACACAAAAGGTCATGAGCATAAATTGAATGTGCCTTCACGTGTAAGGAGTCACAGGTACAACTACAGTGATATGTGGTAAAGTGGAGCTGGGAACAACTTCTCCTTTTCGAAACTCCCCCTGCTACACACACTGAATCTCTCACAGGGCTCAGGATTCACAGTTCAAAGGCTAAAAGTTCACAGTTCACAGTCGAAGTTTATCAAACCCCCTTCCCACCCCGTAAACCCTGCGTGGCCCCTGCTTTTGCTCGCGCCCCCCGTGtatttctcctcatcctccacttTGATACTCTGATTGGGTGATATCTGCAGCCAGCACCTCTCAGACGGGCGTGGTCCTGCGGTTGGGGTCCTTGTTGTAGTCTTTAGTGAGCGTGCTGCTCTGGAGGAACTCCCTCTCCGAGTTGAGCAGCCCGCCCATGCCGCCGCCCGGTTTGGTGCCGGTGTTGCCCGGCTCGCGCGGGTTCAGCGTGTACATGGGCATCTCGGAGGCGGCGGGCCCCGTGTAGCCACCTTTCCCCAGGGGTGAGGCGTCGCGGCTGGGGGCCTCGGACGAACGCACGCTGGAGCGGCGCCGGAAGCGGTAGCGGTAGGAGGGGATGCGGCTGAAGGCGGACTTCTTGATGAGCTCGGTGCGGGACTTGGCTCGTTGCTTGCGGTGCTTCTCGATGAACATGTGCACGGCCAGCACGCCCACCATTTCTGCCATGATGAAGGAGAGGGCGCCAAAGTAGAAAGACCAGCCGTAGGAGTAGGACTTCTTGCTGTCGCTCTGACCCGGGTCGCCCGAGTTGGCGGAGATGTAGACTATAATTCCAATGATGTTACTGAGGCCTGAAAGAGACGAAAAGAAAGATCAAATGTCCATATCCCTCTTTcttattaaattgttttattgttttttattcttttgtgaagcactttgttgaGAAAGTGCTTCACAATTAAATCCACCCATCAAGCTGGAGCTTTTACCAGCACGCTACTGGTAAAATGTTCATCATGTTCACCATCATATTATGGCCCCTGTTACATTTGCTAATTAACACTTAAGTCATGACCAGGGAGGTGGAACGTGTGACCGATGCCGTCGTCCATCACAGGTTAGACGATACAAAGGACGACGCAGTAAAGAGTGAAACGGAGAGAACAGGTTTCGAGAAGAGAAGTGATGGAGAGACggacaaatagaaaaaagaaaagtaaagagagCGTGGcatcggagagagagagagagagggggggagtgCAGCTCGatggaaacactgcagagagTCATTGCACACAGCTGGGCTCTCTTATTCCATATCATTAGTCCACAGTACAGTGTTCATGCAGTGTGGTGGAACGCACAGAATGGGGACAATTAGCCAGCTGTAATTAACCAGAATCAGCCCCACACTATTGTGGTAAATAATTACCAATTTGGCTTCATAAATTTACGACAAATCCTAATGGGACCCTACACATCCCACTGAACAGCAATTATAGCCTTTTGTGTGTCAGGGGCTAGagcataagtgtgtgtgtgtgtgtgtgtgtgtttacgacAGACTGTAAGTGTCAGCATCCATGTGACGGATTATGTGTGCGACTAggtgttatgtgtgtgtttgctctctcaCACGTCACAGTGCATCACAGCGGCATCGTGGTATTCTTGGGGATTGATTAATCAGCTGCAGTGCACAGTTTCAacgctctgtgtgttttagatgCCTGACGGGCTCCTTCTACAAATATTTGAGTGTTGCATGTCCTCTGCTTCAAGTGGCTGCACGGTctcacaggtacacacactcacagagacacacactctcagagacacacaacgaAGCCCCCTCGTCGTTGTCTCGGATACCGTGACCATCCCTGTATCTTAATGCTGGCTCTAGGTTCTGTCATGGTCATAGAGTAGAGTCCCTGTAAACTTTCTGCATCTAACTCTGTGTTTATTCCTTTCTGAGCGTCCAGgttgtgtgtatctgtctcgctctctctctctcacgttGTCTTCAGGGCCATCGTCTGTCCCgggacctctctctctctctccctctctccctctctccctctctccctctctccctctctccctctctccctctctcgacTGTTGGTGCCTCATTCCAGATGTTATGGATCCTCCAGGAGTCCCAGCCTCCTCCttatctctctccttctgtgtgtttgttttcctctcccaGAAAAACGAAGGATGTCCTTGATTTCGCCTTTTGTATGTTAGTGACTTTTGCTCTTTAATTTACGTTATTAagagaaatatttgtttttataactaTTACAGTATAATTATCAGCCCTTTTTGTTGTGGGGATATCAGCGTAAATATATCTGGCAaaagtttacaaaataaaatgtgtggtttcagtgtttatggttttaaaaaggCTTTAGTAAAGAAACATGCCTTTGTGCTTGGACCTACTTCTTGTTAATATAATGGTGCACTGATGATCAACTGCACTTCCCAGCTATACAACAagtacagagacacacattcacacaaacacacacacgtgcgtgTGGAGACACTAACCTGCGGAGACGAAGAAGATTCCTGCACTGAGGATGACGTTGTGTCGGCTCCGGTAAAACTCACTGGCGgccacacagagcccccccagGAACAGCAGACCCACACTCATGATGGGGAAGATACTGGAGGCACGCAcagcacctgcacacacacacacacacaaaccaaaccacaacattaaaacatggtGCAGTTCAGACTCCACAGAAAGAAACTGATGATTCGTGTTGGAGCTGCAGAATAGAAGAGGGAACTTTATGACATTGTGAGAATCCAGTGTGGAGGGTTTGATGCAACAAGCACATATATATCAAAGTATACgtctgttgttattgtgtgtatgaatgtagTCTCCAGAagtgtgtgagaaaaagaaagcacCCTAGTGATTTCAAGGTGGAAGATGAGAACTTAGAATCTAAACAGAGAATCACAGGAAAGAAACAATTATCTCTCAGTTTTGCATGCGCTccttatttgtattaatttatttttacaccACGTTTTGCAATAATATCTTTATTAAATGACCCTAAAATGAATTAAAGATCTACTTGCTGCCATGTACCAATCTTTTATCTACAATTAAGGTGCTGCCTGTGATGAATAGCATCATTAAAGCCTTGCTATATTATAATtttagtaaaaaataaaatctctaaaTCGTTGATGCTGCTTTTCTAAATTAACTCAATTCCAGCTTTATGGTAAATctgctggtttgttttgtggcagccatcgactgtatataaacatgactgctccccaaagcgtcttgatcgccacctggtggctggctgcagtataagtcataaaccttgctcccctccatgttagtggacgggacatggaccaaactaaaaagtgcaCCTCTAATaggatttttgttattttaggtaATTATCATCATAAATTGTCcagtatgtttggttttaatttgtaatcTAATGAAAgggatgaaacatcatgatcCACAGCTGAGACTCGATTGGTCGAGGGCACGTATCAGCGGGACCTCGGTACAGTGGCTCCTTCCCCCGATCGCTACATCACAGTttgcaaaatggcagcgtttgtgTCTAGGataatttggtttcatttcctgatagtgggaggaagtggagacgtgtcgtccatgtttgttcacagactATTCAGGGTcacaatgtaaatgtggttGAGAGATTATGTATAAAAGGACCACAATTCCTACAATCCCCATTTTTCTTAAACTCTCTTGAAGATGAAAGTCTCTACTTTATTGTCAAAGTAAATGTTCCATTTTAAATCCACTGTGCTGcagaaacaatgaaaaatgtgtcacttactgtacacacacacgcacacatgcacacttgagacatgcacaaacacacgagcCAGCGTGCTGCCACATGCTTCACTGAGTCTGAATCCAGAACATGTTAAAGCATTCAGAGgacttgagagagagagagagagagagagagagagagagagaggatgagtggatgaggggaggagagatggatgtAGAGCAAGAAGATGGACAAAAACCAAGACAGATGGAGAGTCGCACTGACACATATGCAAGGCAAAATACGAAGTATGAAAGCGAGGCTGCAGTTGGAGTGAGATCTTTGCCAGGACCCCATGTGTGTGCACGATGTGACAGCATATTGACGGATATTTGCAAACAGCTTGTCATGCAGAACAGAGATGTGCGTTTCTTTCTATTTGCAtatgtttatacatttttagaaCTTGCAGATATATCAGCGTTTTCCAGTATTTAACGAGTCACtaattgtaaatgtaatttctttaaGCCTTTGTCTTATTACATTCTCTAACGTATcctgtgtgactgacagctgctgtgaccAATGGCGTTGTGCGGTTGAGTGTACAGACCCCACCCCAGTGGCCCACACCCCTGGGCTGTATGAAATGCCGGTCACTAGGTTCCCGCTCCCCATTGGCTGGCCGGCTCTGAGGCCTGCGATCTAATTGGCCGCCTCTGGGGATGTTGTTCTGTGTTCAGTGGAGCAATGAGAAATAGGCACAGGCtaaatctgttttctctttctttcttgttgcCGTTTTCTCATTCTGTCCATCTTTTCTCCATGTTTACCGAGGGAGGAGAAACCGAAAGAGCCTCCTCCGCTCGCTCCGTCTTTGTGGCCGCATCATTTTTTACTTCTGTCCTATTACTCTTTTGATGTATCTTGAAATAACAAGGCGCTTCCTCTTTtattctttgtcattttcttatCAAGgcaatgtcttttttttcttgttcttcttaTGTATTTGTAGATAAAACTCCAGCATCTGTTTATATCTCCTGTTCTCCCCATTTCACCCTCTGTCCATCCGTCTTGcttgtttctgcaggtgaaaGCTGAACAATACACACAGGGTCTCTGACATCCATCTATTCACTCTGCATTTTATCTCGTCTGCAATGATTTACTCTGCTGTGTGTACATGACTCAAACCACCAATAGTCCACGTACACAATGGATATCTACACGTGTGTcaatgcattgtgtgtgtgtgtgtgtgtgtgtgtgtgtgtgtgtgttcatatcaGACTTACGGAGGAGGTATTCAGCAGCATCTGCTTCATAGTCAGCATCTTCTGGGAAGTGATCAATCTTCTTACACACTCCTCTGAATGTTCCTGCAGCGGAGAAACACAAATCCGTTCAGTTCAGATCTTTAATGTCACACAAGAGGAAAATCTGAGTGAGTGAAATTCTATTTCtgctaattaaaaacaatggaTTTACAGCAGTCATTACAATTTGGAATATTATTAACCACACAGACAAATCCTCAGTGGAAGTCAACATCGATCTGCATTAACTCGTTCAATCCATCATCCTGGTTTTCAGTATTTTATCCTCTAACAGTCCAGCTGCAGGTCAGATGTCTGCACATTTCTTTCTTGAGCTCATTTTCTTGAAGGTGTTGTTTTCTCATTGTCGGTGAATCAAAAGGAGCAATTAATAAATAGATTAAATTGAAATTGTGAACATTGTCTCGACATGAAATCAGCAGCCACTGGCTGTATCAGGTAAGAGGAACGACTACAGTCACCACTACTGTCTTCAATTGAAATAATGagtcagatgtgtttttaattaaacgACTAATCAGatgaattgtgtgtttgatttaaggACATTTACATCCTGTACACAGACATGAAATTACATCGAAAGCAGATATAaaactagagagagagagatagagaggggggtagatacacagagagagagagatagatagatagatagatagatagatagatagatggataaagatagagagatagagagagatagagatagggGGATAGAGATGGATAGAgatagagggatagagagactgagagaaagagagataaagatagagggagagatagacagatgacagatgatgCAGGGCTGTAGCCTTCAGGCTTTGTGTGGGAAACACTAATGAAAAGCCTTATCAcacccagcacacacacacacacacacacacacacacacacacacacacacacacacacacacacacacacacacacacaactttgaatacaaaaacacacacagcttctaAAATGCGACATCAAGTGTACACTAACACACACGCGAATCAAGCTCATTAAATTGATACATGAACACGATCAATCATGGATGTTAGTAAAAGCCTTCAGCCACCTTTAtctatattgtttatatatgtgtgtcagtagaggtggaggtgtgtgtgtgtgtgtgtgtgtgtgtgtgtttatgtgtgtgtgtgtgtgtgtgtgtgtgtgtgtgtgtgtgtgtagtattgACTAGGATGCAGTCTCCTACGAGCGTGT
This window harbors:
- the cacng3b gene encoding voltage-dependent calcium channel gamma-3 subunit, with amino-acid sequence MKMLMCDRGVQMLVTTVGAFAAFSLMTIAVGTDYWLYSRGVCRVKSSGDNDTSRKNEEVMTHSGLWRTCCLEGTFRGVCKKIDHFPEDADYEADAAEYLLRAVRASSIFPIMSVGLLFLGGLCVAASEFYRSRHNVILSAGIFFVSAGLSNIIGIIVYISANSGDPGQSDSKKSYSYGWSFYFGALSFIMAEMVGVLAVHMFIEKHRKQRAKSRTELIKKSAFSRIPSYRYRFRRRSSVRSSEAPSRDASPLGKGGYTGPAASEMPMYTLNPREPGNTGTKPGGGMGGLLNSEREFLQSSTLTKDYNKDPNRRTTPV